The Leifsonia sp. ZF2019 DNA segment CGACCTCGGGATCGAAGTTCCGGACGACTCCGTCGAGGTCGAAGAGCACGACACGAATCATTCGACGATCCTTTCCCCTCGGCCCACATCGCCACAGGTGGTCGGACGACGCCACTGGGCCGTCCCCCGAAGGAGACGGCCCAGTGGATGAGAGTCGTTCAGCGGTTGACGCTCAGCGCGCGAAGTACCCGCGGTAGTACTCGAAGACCCAGCCGACGATGCAGACGAGGCTGAAGGCCACACCGATGAAGCAGATCCAGAATCCGACGGCGAGGCCGAGGATCACCAGTGCTGCGCCGGCCGCCAGCGCGATCGGCCACCAGCTCCACGGGCTGAAGTGCCCGAGCTCCGGGTCGCCGTCGTCGATGTTGGCGTCGAGGCGGTCCTCCGGCAGCTCTCCGCCCTGGGAGGCATGCGAGCGGCCGATGTAGAACGCGATGAATGCAGCCAGGATGGCGCTCAGGACGAGCGCGACCGTACCGACCCACTCGACCTTCCCGTGCATCGGGTCGAGCAGGCTCCAGGCGGTGTAGACCACCGCGGAGAGGATGAAGAAGATCGAGAGGATCCAGAAGAGGATTGCATTTGCTCTCATGGGCTACTTCACCTCGTTGTTCGCGACGTCGAGCACCGGGGCATCCGGGGCGTCCTTGGCACCGCCGACGCCGATCGGGATTCCCGCCTCGGGGTGGTTCAGGTCGAACGCGGGCGACTCGGAACGGATGCGCGGGATCGACGTGAAGTTGTGGCGCGGCGGCGGGCAGCTGGTCGCCCACTCGAGCGAGCGGCTGTAGCCCCACGGGTCGTTGACCGTGACCTTGGGCGCGTTGCGCGCCGTCAGGTAGACGTTCACGAAGAACGGGATCATCGAGATCGCGAGGATTCCGGCGCCGATCGACGACAGCTGGTTCATCCAGGTGAAGCCGTCGGTGGGCAGGTAGGTCGCGTACCGACGCGGCATGCCGACGACGCCCAGCCAGTGCTGCACGAGGAAGGTCGTGTGGAAGCCGATGAAGAGCAGCCAGAAGTGCCACTTGCCGAGCCGGTCGTTGAGCATCTTGCCCGTCCACTTGGGCCACCAGAAGTAGAACCCTGCGAACATCGCGAACACGACGGTGCCGAAGACGACGTAGTGGAAGTGGGCGACGACGAAGTACGTGTCGGAGACGTGGAAGTCGAGTGGCGGGGAAGCCAGGATGACACCCGTCAGACCACCGAAGGTGAACGTGATCAGGAAGCCGATCGACCACAGCATGGGCGATTCGAAGGTCAACGAACCGCGCCACATGGTGCCGACCCAGTTGAAGATCTTCACACCGGTCGGGACCGCGATGAGCATCGTCATGAGCGAGAACCACGGCAGCAGGACCGAGCCGGTCACGTACATGTGGTGGGCCCACACGGTGACGGAGAGGGCGGCGATCGCGATCGTCGCGTAGATGAGGGTCTTGTACCCGAAGATCGGCTTGCGGCTGAACACCGGGAAGATCTCGGAGACGATGCCGAAGAACGGCAGCGCGATGATGTACACCTCGGGATGGCCGAAGAACCAGAACAGGTGCTGCCAGAGGAGGGCTCCCCCGTTGGCGGCGTCGTAGATGTGGGCGTCGAACACGCGGTCGGCGGCGAGGGCGAACATCGCGGCGGCGAGCACCGGGAAGGCCATCAGCACGAGGATCGACGTCACCAGGGTGTTCCAGGTGAAGATCGGCATGCGGAACATGGTCATGCCCGGAGCACGCATCGTGATGATGGTGGTGATGAAGTTCACCGCGCCGAGGATCGTGCCGAACCCGGAGAGGCCGAGGCCGAGCACCCAGAGGTTGCCGCCGATGCCGGGTGAGAACGTCGTGCTCGACAACGGCGCGTAGGCGAACCATCCGAACGAGGCCGCGCCCTGGGGGGTGAGGAATCCGGCGACCGCGATGAGCGAGCCGAAGGAGTAGAACCAGTAGGCCAGCGCGTTCAGCCGCGGGAACGCGACGTCGGGCGCACCGATCTGGAGCGGCATGAGCACGTTGGCGAAGCCGGCGAAGAGCGGCGTCGCGAACATGAGCAGCATGATCGTGCCGTGCATGGTGAAGAGCTGGTTGTACTGCTCTTTGGTGGCCACCACCTGCAGGCCCGGCTCGAAGAGCTGTGCCCGGATGATGAGCGCCATCACGCCGCCGATGAGGAAGTACACGAAGGACGAGATGAGGTACATGTACCCGATCGTCTTGTGGTCCGTCGACGTGATGTAGTTCACGAGGATGTTGCCCTTGCGCTCGATGCCG contains these protein-coding regions:
- a CDS encoding cytochrome c oxidase subunit 4, which codes for MRANAILFWILSIFFILSAVVYTAWSLLDPMHGKVEWVGTVALVLSAILAAFIAFYIGRSHASQGGELPEDRLDANIDDGDPELGHFSPWSWWPIALAAGAALVILGLAVGFWICFIGVAFSLVCIVGWVFEYYRGYFAR
- the ctaD gene encoding aa3-type cytochrome oxidase subunit I; this translates as MTTTAPAPGATTAPAPKPTILSANGIERKGNILVNYITSTDHKTIGYMYLISSFVYFLIGGVMALIIRAQLFEPGLQVVATKEQYNQLFTMHGTIMLLMFATPLFAGFANVLMPLQIGAPDVAFPRLNALAYWFYSFGSLIAVAGFLTPQGAASFGWFAYAPLSSTTFSPGIGGNLWVLGLGLSGFGTILGAVNFITTIITMRAPGMTMFRMPIFTWNTLVTSILVLMAFPVLAAAMFALAADRVFDAHIYDAANGGALLWQHLFWFFGHPEVYIIALPFFGIVSEIFPVFSRKPIFGYKTLIYATIAIAALSVTVWAHHMYVTGSVLLPWFSLMTMLIAVPTGVKIFNWVGTMWRGSLTFESPMLWSIGFLITFTFGGLTGVILASPPLDFHVSDTYFVVAHFHYVVFGTVVFAMFAGFYFWWPKWTGKMLNDRLGKWHFWLLFIGFHTTFLVQHWLGVVGMPRRYATYLPTDGFTWMNQLSSIGAGILAISMIPFFVNVYLTARNAPKVTVNDPWGYSRSLEWATSCPPPRHNFTSIPRIRSESPAFDLNHPEAGIPIGVGGAKDAPDAPVLDVANNEVK